CGAGTATTACAGGTAGTTTGTCAACAAAGGCAACTCCGCACTAGAAGGATCCGACCACAAAGAGTAAGCAATGTGACACCAAAAGCTAGGGAATACGTGAGGAACCAAGGGGCCAATGGGATAAAGCCCAATAATCTTCCAGAAGACGTGTttcttcctcttatttgaagCCATGAAACTATTCGAACCCTCCGACTACCTCTAAAAATGAACCGTATTCGCCATTTTAACCTTCACACCAGATGAAGAAGAAACAAGAACCTCCTCCTTCACAAGCTTCTCTCGCGCCCTCTTTAACTACGTAGTTAGCTCCGATTTTCCAAGTCATCATCACAAGTATGGAGTTGTTGTCTTCTGAAGAATGTTGAGGATGTGATGCACGCTGAAGCTTCCTCTGAGAAGCTTTTACTCTTTCTCATGCCGTAAACTGTTGATTTCGAGCTCGACTCTAATCAACAACCATCTAAAACTTGTCAGCCATCTTATTAAAAAGAAACCGCTAGAGACGAAAAACCAAGAAATAATTGAATAAAATAATACTCactccattcaagaccaaatacaacattcttttttttacactattcatgaacgaatagaatctttacgattccttgcaatatgtaagacaaaatatggtcatgtgTGATCCTATTTGATTCATCTATAAAAGTacaataagaatatcaaatttttaaattttttttataatataaaattaaaGATATTTACGTCGTAATTTGTATCTTGGTAAGTGTGTAAaaaaaatgttgtatttggttttgaatgaagggagtattaAATTACTAAAAAGTGAAATTAGTGGAAAGAccataaaaaaaggaaaaagtaaaaaataaaaaaaataggtTGGATGCGAACCGTCACGCCCATACCTTGGTCCAATGTGACTGTTCCACTAATCTTATGCTTGGACATGGACTTTGAGCCGATGGTCTGGACTCATAATTGAAATAGTTACGTTTGGACCCCCGGTCTAAATGTGACTGTTTCACGTCCGGACCTAAGCTCGGACGTGAAATATTCAGGCCTGGCCTATGTTTGTGCGTTACTCGGGTTTAATTGGTACTCTAATTTTAATTGGCTAACTCTAATTACTAATCTATGAAAAAGTAACCATATTAATGAAAATGGTGCACAATTAAATCACTTACATAGTCAATTTGTTGTTAATTATGGTGGATTTGAAGTTTAGGCAAAGTCGATTTGTTATTGTCCACTGGAAATTTGAAGCTTTGAAAGCGGTTTTGAATTTTAATTTAGTGAGATGTTAGTATTTTGGGGTTTAATTAAAGGAAAGATAAGGTTGGGGCAAAATGAGTAGCTAACTTTATCGATGAAGTAAATTTTCGATAATAAATATCTATTACAAAAATATTGGAGAGGCGATTTCTCACTAAATTATTAAGAAACCAATTTTATAGTACCTCTCGTGTATTTTTCATACCCATATTATTATCGATTATGACTCAAAAAATCTCTTCTATTTGGTAGGTTTTCATAATAACTATatatattttatcatatattgtaactatttttattagttttatttgAATAGTAAGCATCTACTTTATTAGTTTTTGTATCATTTTTTCACCAATTTATAATTAATCTCCCAATAAATTTATTGTGAGATCGTTAAGCACTATCTATTGGGCTTATCAGTGGATTcgtctaataaaaataaaaaagggtttTTCTACAAGGTAACCCCGTGTTTTCTCGAATCCTACATAATAACCCTATTTTTAATTTAACCCCATGTGGTAACCCTTTAGTCTATATAAACTAATAAGCATGACCTTTACTTTGTAATCTGTCAAATTTAAATGTTAAGTTGATGATGAGGCTATTTTCTTATGCTGACATGGAATCTCCCTCCTTTTTGCTTATTCTTTTGCTAAAACTTTTATGCTGGCCCTTCTATACTTCATTTTTCCTGTACTTCATTCTCCACTGCTCTTTTTTGAATTATTTCTTTTCCAACCTTTTTATTCAAGCAACCTTGATGATTAATATGATTGATTGAACATCTCTATCAAATTAAAGGAAAAGGAAGTAATAACTGATGAAATAGAAACCAACTGATGAAACAAGCATTtgaacacattttatatattgGCAAAGTTGAGACATGTGTTTCATGCTCTTTCATCACAAAAAACAATCAAGGTATTCCCTCCCTCTTGCGAAAGCGGCAAAATAGCAGAGGTTTTTCTTCGAAgcaaaataaatcatacaaagtAGCTGatgaaacaataaaaaaaaacagtgATATTTCCTTCTTTTTGTTAATCTTCTTTGTTAGCATGCATTAGAAGCAGCCTTCCTCTTCCTTCCTTTACTTGGTTCTTGAGACTTGGTCTGTTGAGATGATGTACTTCCCATAACTGTTGCTTCTAAGTCATCCAATGTAGCAAAATTGGAAGTTGATGCTGTATTTAACATTTGCTTACCACGTTTCTTACTGAAATTTCCTTGAAGTTGTTGTCTTTCCCTTGCTGTGTATCCACCTTTGCAAGTTTTTGAATTATGTCCCAAGCACCCACACTTTTTGCACTTAATTGTTATAGACCTTTTACCCTTCCTTTGCTCCCCTGGCTCTCTTCTTCTATTTCTTGATGGTCTACCAATGGACCTCCTTAGTGTTGGAGGTTCCAAATAAGGGACATCAAAAACTTGCCACTGTGCTTTGTCAGGTATGGGGAGAATGGACAACTCATAGGTTTCTTTGTACCTCCTCACAGAGAACCAATCACTCACATAGTTGGCTGGATCCCTACCAGCTTCTAGTATTGCCCTAATGGCATGTTTACAAGGAATGCCACTTATTTGCCACACACCACATAAACAGGTCCTCAAAACCAAAGAGACGGGAAAGTAGAATTGACCATCACGAACCTCAAATCGACCATTCCCACTTGCAAAGTCATAACACAGTCTTGATTCTTTTTGCAGCTCTTTTAACCTTTGTAGTATGTTCGGACATACCCCTTCATCTTGCCATGACTGAGCTGCAGCTTGCCTCGAAGCATTCCTTACCATTGTCATTCTCCTAACACCTGTTAAATTGCAGCACTCGGTCGTCACTCACAGTTAGTTACCTTTCTTGTAAACATCTcataaatgaatgaaaataattaaACTATGATGCCACTAACCTTCAAGTAAACTTATAACGGGATTTGTTCTATGCACCCCAAGAGTACTATTAAAACTCTCAACGAAATTGCTTGTGTTGTCTTCACAAGCCAGGTCTGGATTGAATTTGTGCTTAGTCCATTGTTCTTTGTCCCCCAAGTCAAGAAACCACCTTGCACATCCATTCCCTCCATGTTGAATAACTTTTTCCAAAGCTTTTTTGAATGTGTACTCTGATGTTGCATCCACAACCATCCAAAATAGCTTGTGCATTAGTATTCCAGGATACTCTTGCTTGAAATTTTTGCATAAATGTCGGGCACAAAACCTTCTGTATGCATCAGGCCAGACCATCTCCAAGGCTGGCTCAACACCCTAAGTATAAGGAACATAATGAGTAAGAAGCATTAATTAATGGGGAATATTAATGAATAATTAGTAAGAGCATTAATTAGTTACCTTTTGCCTATCAGAAATAATTGTCCAATTTGTCCTGCCACTCTCACTCACACATTGCTTTAAGAACATAAAGAAGTTAGACCAGCTGTCCTTATTTTCAGCTTCAACAACTCCAATTGCAACAGGAAACATTTCATTGTTCCCATCAAGGGCTACTGCAGATAACAATACACCACCATGATTTCCTTTGAGGTGTGCACCATCAACACCTATCAAACTTCTGCACCCTCTAATTAACCCCATGAACTGAGCATGAAAAGATATAAAGATGGACTTGAACTGCAAAGTCTTCTCTGGATTACCCATGTCAGTTCCACTACAGTGGGCAATACTACCATGGTTTGTCAATTTTATCATCTCACAATATTGACAAAGTAGTTTATAAGACTCATCATGTCCTCCATTAATTTCCCTCAATGCTATGTCCTTCATCTTGTATACTGAACTAGTGGCCATTTTCAATCCATATCTCTCCATTAGTAGGTCTTGAATTGAATTTGCAGAGATGATTGGGTTGGCCCTTATGTCTTCTATCATTTTCTTAGCCACCCAAACACATTGGCCATAGGGTTATTTGCCGAAACACCCACACATCCATGGTCGGgactattgattgacttaatggCCCAAGTATTGCCATCGGGAAGGATTGAAGCATGTATCCTCCAACCACATTCTCAGCGTGGCACAAATAGTCGTGTATCTATTCCATTCAGATTTAACAACAACCAAATAAAAACCCTCTTGAACACAATAGTCTCTAAGAACATCTTTAAAATGCTCTTTATCCATAAATAGTTGCCAAGGCTTCAACTTAATAGCCCCAAACTGCTTGTTTTCATACAATTCACTATTTTTATATAGCTTCTCAGAATACCCTCCACCATCATCATCCCACTCGTGTTGATTATACGGGTTGTAACCATCGTCAGCATAATTTAAGGTTGGCAAACCCCCATCCTCTTCCTCTAGGTCTAGGTCTGACAAACTGTCATCTTGATCACCTCTATCTTCACTCGTTACCACTATGGCATTTGAGGCCCCTTTAATTTTAGGAACGTAAACTCCTTTTCTTAAAGCTGTTGTCCGGGCCATCTTCACATTTTTCACTTGTGTTTGAGAAGATTGGATGACTAAGGGCCTCTTAAACCTTGGAGGTGTCCTCATGTTACTAACAGCTACATGGGATGCTTCAATAGTTATGGACTGAATGGCTGAAGTAGGTTCAGGAACCGTATACTCAGATTCTATTTCATTTATAGCAACATCATGAGCAGGGGTTGAAGGTTTTGAATTAGAAACATTTCTCCTGCAAGTAAGTTTCTGTCCTATGCATTTAAAACCTTCAAAGGCATTTGGAATTGCATTTGAAACCTTTGAAACCTCAGACCCACAAGTTTTATTATTAGCCCTAATTTGCCTAGCCAAAGTAAGAACATGAGATAGTTCAACAGTAGCTCCAATCCAAATGTCAATATTTTTCTTCCCAACAAATCTATTAAACATTTCCATAAGGTCTTTATCCTCATTCAAAGGGATAGACTTCATCTTATAAGAGTAACATAACGAAGGGTTTTTAGGCAAAGGTATACCTTCTTTATCTGCTTCATCATAAAGATCATTAATAATATCGATCATTAAACACTTATCCGTATCTTCAACTAATATTTCTACAAAGTTAGCCCTATAATGAAGCTTCAACGAAATATTCTCCATCTTTGCAACCAAAAATACCACAATCAAGTAGTAAGCCCTTTATAAAAACAGAGAATCAGTCGACACAAAAGGTATAATCATCTTGAAAATGTAGATAGTGACATTTTTTTTAACTTAATTCTCAACTGCTAATTCAATCAACAATAAGTCTCCCTTGTTTCGTCACAAGCTTAAGACGGGTATATTCGTCACaagcttaagacgggtcaaatctCTCCCACTTGTGTAGATAAGACAAGTCTATAAAATCACAAAGTGTTTGTCTTTACCTACTTGTATCGGATACGTCCGTCACAAATAAAAATTTGTGTTCAATTAAAAAGAAAGCCTTTGTACAAAAAATTGTACAATTACCTTGAAAGGGTACTTGTCTAAGTTGAATAAGTGTACTAGAACACCTAAATGAAATCATTGTATTCTACAATCCACATTCATTTCCACTTGATACGACAATACTTAGCCAAATAGCCACCCATCAAAGACCAAACAATTAACATCACCCTCATTTATCGTTCCTTTTTGTAATGGGCTTACCATCCATGGCTACTAATCCTTAATTAGCCATGTTAGTATAACTGCTACTCTGCTAGTATATGAAAAGGGCGAATCTTTACCCTTAAAAGTTGTTATCTCGGCCAAAAAATGACAACAATTAACAAAGAACAACACTAAATAATATTCCGTCGAATTAAACAATACTGTTATTtacaaagaaaaataaaaggggAATATTAAATACCTGCTAAGCCGCAGGTCCGCAACTGAAAGGAGAAAATTCTAGGCTGTTGATCAAAGGGATTGTCGATGAAAGAGGATTGATGAAATGATTTTTGGGTTCAGAAACCCTAGATTGTAGATGTTATTTAGAGAAACAGAGGGTATGTGATGGGTTTTTGAGTGGTCACTGTATAAAGGGGTTTTTGTCGATGCTCAGTCCTTAATGAGTCAATGAGTCAACTAGTTGCCAGGTCAGCGTAAGTGTGAGACATATCAGCAAACTAACGTCTAATTTGACGGAAGCAAAGATTAGTGTCATACTGATTACTTTTTATAAGATACAGGGTTACCATTTGGGGTTAAATTAAAAATAGGGTTATTATGTAGGATTCGAGAAAATACGGGGTTACCATGTAGAAAAACCCAATAAAAAAAGGAAGAAGTTAAATGAAATTGCACTTCCCTTTGAAGCTACCAAGTAATGTCGTTTTCTGGTTGAGCAAAATGAAGTAGGGGATTATAAAACGTCATTATTTTCCCTTTCAATTGAAGGCACAAATTAGAAAAAGTAATTGAAATCTACCCTTTTATGATACAGAATTAAAATAGTGTTGGAAAAAGGTAAAAGGGATTTCTTTCTATGAATTCGTCACCTATATAAATACCCCCATCTATATCTAACTTGTTTGCTCTCACTTTCTCACTACTAGTATTCTGCCTATATCCTACATAATTTGTTCAAATAATAGTTTGGATTTACTTTTTCTTCTCTCGATTTGAAAAAATGGGTACGGAGTCGATTGAAATTCTAAACTCTAACTCACTCTCATCCATTTTGGATAAACCCGATAATTCCAGCAAAAAGAACGAGTTATGGTATGAAGAAGAAATCGACGAGGATCTCAAATGGTCCTTTGCTTTAAAAAGGTACGGGTTAGCCAGGACCCTGGTCCTCTGCTAATGAATTATATGCGAATTTGGttacttttttatttttaaaattattcAATTGCATAACTAGTTCGTGGTATGGTGAATTTTCAATCTTTATTTTGGCTCCCTCGATGTTTAAATTCAACCACCCGGCATCAGAGAAATTTACGTACTATTGTTCCTTGTTCAGAAAATAAAAAGAGCTCGCAATGTAAATTATGTTTATGCACGGGACTATAAAAAACAAGTAAAACCTATGATTAATTGCTAAACAATTTCTTTTAAATTCTAGTGTGTGTAAAATCTTCTCGGGAGTAAATTCTTCTATTTTGTTTCAAATTCatagatttaaattttttttttttatatgtaaTACTATAACACTACCCTAATCTACATTTCAGCTTAAAAATGTCCTAATTTTCCAATATTGAAAACGGTACTCACATGCAAAACTTGTTTGTTTCCATGAAAATGTAACAAAATCATGTGACTCCATTGGTCACGCCAAAACTGAATAAATTTGCCGAAAAAAGTGCGATATGTAGAAAAGGTTTTACAAGATCATGTTTACTCTCTTTCGTAAAATTAGTTAAAAAATTAACTAAAAACTGAAAAGTTAAATAAAACctgaaaaaaagatgaaattttaaaaaatagttgaaaattatgatttgaaaagatacctgaTTTTTATTAAAACTATTTGGTAAACTAGTTGAAAAGATAACTGATATTTGATTAAATGGCGTAAAAGGAAATGatttattattgttatcgttTATGCTTTTATTATTATCGTTGTGTTATTGTCGTTGTCACTATTAAAAGTAatgtcacaaaaaaaaaaaaaaaaactaattaagTTGCACCCCAAAGTATTTGATATCAAGATAAAAAATGATAGCTCTGActtgtttggattgagggaaAATGGCGGAAAAAATAAGGGAGTAATGATTTGcggttattttattgttttagtgAGTTTGGTACCCCACTAGATTAAATTCTCCGGTAATTATTTCCCTTAAAATATTACCCCACTAATTGTTCCCTTCAGTCTAGGCGAGCCTAATGGTAAATGAAAGAGCCGTGGAGTTTTCTTATTTCCAAATATTTGAAGGGTAAAAAGGGTAAGCATAATAAAAATGGGTATCTGAAATCTAAAATACTACCTAAAGTAACATTTCATTTTAGGTAAATTATTTGGGCAAATAAGCTATTCGACAAACACTGGCAaaactagggctgagcaaaaaaatATGATACGAATTTTTTATGCGAATCTGACCCGAAATCCGAATTAAAACATTCAAATATGTGGATACCATTTAAATTGGATATCTGATCAGGTTTATTCCGATGAAACTGGATCGGATATGGATTGAGAAATTTTGAATTCCGGATATTCGAATCCGATTCGAATTTTAAAAAACTTAAATAAGAGGAA
The Silene latifolia isolate original U9 population chromosome 11, ASM4854445v1, whole genome shotgun sequence genome window above contains:
- the LOC141614315 gene encoding uncharacterized protein LOC141614315: MIEDIRANPIISANSIQDLLMERYGLKMATSSVYKMKDIALREINGGHDESYKLLCQYCEMIKLTNHGSIAHCSGTDMGNPEKTLQFKSIFISFHAQFMGLIRGCRSLIGVDGAHLKGNHGGVLLSAVALDGNNEMFPVAIGVVEAENKDSWSNFFMFLKQCVSESGRTNWTIISDRQKGVEPALEMVWPDAYRRFCARHLCKNFKQEYPGILMHKLFWMVVDATSEYTFKKALEKVIQHGGNGCARWFLDLGDKEQWTKHKFNPDLACEDNTSNFVESFNSTLGVHRTNPVISLLEGVRRMTMVRNASRQAAAQSWQDEGVCPNILQRLKELQKESRLCYDFASGNGRFEVRDGQFYFPVSLVLRTCLCGVWQISGIPCKHAIRAILEAGRDPANYVSDWFSVRRYKETYELSILPIPDKAQWQVFDVPYLEPPTLRRSIGRPSRNRRREPGEQRKGKRSITIKCKKCGCLGHNSKTCKGGYTARERQQLQGNFSKKRGKQMLNTASTSNFATLDDLEATVMGSTSSQQTKSQEPSKGRKRKAASNAC